CAGGCCGGCAGTACCGGCAAGACCACTTGCCCATTAACGAGATCTACGGGCCCTCGTATTAAAAACAGCCCCGGCGGCTCAGGCTGGTATGTGGTTTCTACCGCCGGTAATTCCATAATCGGCCTGGGCTCTTTGGCTGGGCAAAGCTTAACCGGCCAGGCCTACTGCCGGCCAGATCTGACAGTAGCAGCTAATCGGCTGAGAGATACCAACAGCCCGAACCACGCCATTGCCTTTGCCAGCTCTGGCAGCGACGGCTTTGCAAATGGCGCGCCTAAGGTGGTAGAGGCTCTAGACAGTTACGACGGCGCAAATAATAACGCCTACGTGGTAAAAAGCGGCGGCGGTGACATTACGATAAATAATCGCTGGACACTCTACGTTCAGGGTGATCTCTATATTAAGAACAACATTCGCTACAAGCCTACTGGCAGCGCGCTAAGTTCAACTGCCTCATTCGGGGTGATCGCTACAGGTAATATCTACATAGATCCTAGTGTGACCAATCTAGATGGCTACTATTACGCCAAGCAAAAGATAGATACCTGCAGCCGGGTAGAGGGTGGTGCAGTTAAGACCTTAAAACGAGAAGTGGGCAGCGGCGAAGTGGGCGATATCGGAAGCTCTGAATGTAAGGCCCGCTTGACCATAAACGGCTTTTTAATGGCCAATCAGTTCCGTTACAACCGCACCACGCACCCGGGCACCGACGCCAGCATACCGGCGGAGGTCGCCATTTTCTCCGACAGGCTGTTCTTGGCCACCCCTCCTGCCTTTAGCGATTTGGCTCTGACTTTGAACCCGGCGCTATACGGTGGGGAACGCCGACCTCGCTACTGAGTCGATGCCATATCTGAGGCATCTTAAAAGCAGAAAGTTGTCTATCTGATACAAAAGGGGGTATACACCTGTAAACTGCTTATGTTAAAATATTAGAAATGGGGTTATTTGATCAGCAGCACGAATATTTCGGGCTCGATATCGGTTCTACCGGTATACGATTGGTCCAATTAAAAAGAGGTGAAGGCAAGCCGTCTTTGGTTACCTATGGCCACGTAGCGCTGCCTCCAGGCCTAACCGTCAGCGACGCGCCGGCCGATATTGCCAAAGTAGCTGAAGCCGTAAAGAGTCTAGTAAAGCAGTCTCATGTAAGTACTAAGTACGTTGTGGCAGGCCTGTCTTCCTCTAAGGTGTTTGCCAGCATTATTACGACCCCCAGACTGAGTGAGGCCGAGCTGAGGAAGGCTATAACCTTACAGGCCGACCAATATGTGCCGATGGCGCTGAAAGACGTAAAGCTTGATTGGGTAGTGGTTGGCCCCAAGGGTAAGGCCGATCAAGAAGTGTTGCTAGTGGCCGCACCGAATACTACTACAGAGAAATATTTAAGCATTTTTGAGCAGGCCGACCTTGAGCTGCTGGCGCTAGAGCCTAATTCGATTGCCCTGGCCAGAGCCCTAGTACAGCCCAGCGATCTAGCTATAATTACTCTAGACATTGGCAATCTTTCTTCCGACATTACGATTGTGCATTCTAATATGCCAAAGCTGATTCGCTCGGTGAATACCGGCGGGCAGACCTTTGTACGAGCGGTGGCCCAGAACTTGGGTCTGGATGAGGTACAGGCCGACCAGTTCACCCGCAAATTCGGCCTCACCCAGACCAAACTAGAAGGTCAGGTGTACAGGGCAATTAAGCCCAGCCTGGATCAAGTTCTGGCAGAGCTCCAGAAATCGGTACAGTTCTTTAGCGGCCAGTACCCGGAAGTTAAAGTAGAGAAGATCGTTATATCCGGAGGCGCGGTAGTATTACCCGAGCTTATTACGTATGTTTCAACTGCCACAGGGATGCCCGTGGAAGTGGCCAACGCCTGGACCAAAGTGGCGTACCCGGCTAATCTGCAGGAGAATTTAATGCAGATCTCGATTGAGTATGGAGTGGCGGTCGGATTGGCAGAAAGAAATTTGGTATGACTGCCAGGATCAACCTAGCCCCGGAGGTTTACCAGAAAAGCCAGCTCAATAAGCAGCGCCGGCAGCTGGCTACGCGTCTTGGGATAACTATTACATCGGTCTCTGTCGGCTTTGTGGTGCTGATGCTTATACTTTTAGGCGGCCAGAAAGCTGCCATTGCGGCCCTTTCGGGAGATATCAAAAACAAGCAGCAAGAGATAAAAGAGGTGCCGGATGTGCAAAAGGCGGCTACTGCCCAGCAGAACCTCGAGGCTTGGAATAAATTAACCAAAGAGAGAGTTAGAGCCAGCCGGTTTTTTCAGGTGCTGGAGACTTTTGTTCCGCAAGGCATTGCCGTCTCCAGTGTGACGGTTAGTGAGGCCAACCAGATAGAGATGACGGCTAGTGCCAGGAACTACGCACTGGCCACAAAACTGGTGAAGGCTCTGGAGGCTGCCAATGTAGAGATCGGCCCTAACGCGGCACTAACCAGTAAGCCATTCTTTACCGATATCCAGCTGACCGGGGCTAGCGAAAGCGCGGGAGCGATTGATTTTAAACTGACGCTTCAGATGGACAGCGAGGTGACTCATGGCAACTAATAAGCTAAGGCCATCTAAGCAAAAAGAGATTTCTACTAATAACTACATAATACTAGTAACCATAGGCGCGCTTACGGCTCTGCTCGTAGGCGGTTACTTTGGCATTAGGTTGCTTAGCGAAAACTTTAAAAACGGCCGGGTGATTGCCGGTAAGCTGCAGGCTCAGAGAGAGCTCGATACAAAGCTTGAAAACGCCAAAAAACTGGTAGAGAACTACGAGAATTTAAGCCCCGGCGAGCGCAAGCTGATTGATTCGGCC
This region of Candidatus Dormiibacterota bacterium genomic DNA includes:
- the pilM gene encoding type IV pilus assembly protein PilM, producing MGLFDQQHEYFGLDIGSTGIRLVQLKRGEGKPSLVTYGHVALPPGLTVSDAPADIAKVAEAVKSLVKQSHVSTKYVVAGLSSSKVFASIITTPRLSEAELRKAITLQADQYVPMALKDVKLDWVVVGPKGKADQEVLLVAAPNTTTEKYLSIFEQADLELLALEPNSIALARALVQPSDLAIITLDIGNLSSDITIVHSNMPKLIRSVNTGGQTFVRAVAQNLGLDEVQADQFTRKFGLTQTKLEGQVYRAIKPSLDQVLAELQKSVQFFSGQYPEVKVEKIVISGGAVVLPELITYVSTATGMPVEVANAWTKVAYPANLQENLMQISIEYGVAVGLAERNLV
- a CDS encoding PilN domain-containing protein — encoded protein: MTARINLAPEVYQKSQLNKQRRQLATRLGITITSVSVGFVVLMLILLGGQKAAIAALSGDIKNKQQEIKEVPDVQKAATAQQNLEAWNKLTKERVRASRFFQVLETFVPQGIAVSSVTVSEANQIEMTASARNYALATKLVKALEAANVEIGPNAALTSKPFFTDIQLTGASESAGAIDFKLTLQMDSEVTHGN